In Bacillus sp. (in: firmicutes), a single genomic region encodes these proteins:
- the hflB gene encoding ATP-dependent zinc metalloprotease FtsH, whose translation MKIQRNSGKPMIYYFLIAMSIVLVLNTVIFPTILEQKIIEVDYGTFLTEIDKGNVKEVKITENQISYMATNKKGEERAYVTGRMDDPELVNRLYDAKVPFTSTIKRDDSSFINFILTWILPLLLFIWISQMFIRKMAGKVGGAGQTLSIGKSNARIYVKAETGKSFADVAGQDEAKEALQEIVDFLHNPTKYKEIGAKIPKGVLLVGPPGTGKTLLAKALAGESKVPFFSISGSEFVEMFVGMGAARVRDLFKQAQEKAPCIVFIDEIDAIGKSRNSMGISSNDEREQTLNQLLSEMDGFDASKGVVILAATNRPETLDKALLRPGRFDRRIPVELPDLVGREAILKVHADKVKLEDNIDLNAIARATPGASGADLANIINEGALRAVKLGRNFVSQSDIEESVEVVIAGYQRKNAVIPMKDKLTIAYHEIGHALVAAKQNHSAPVHKITIIPRTSGSLGYTMQIEEREQVLLTKEQAMDKITTFMGGRAAEEIVFQTITSGAANDIQQATRIARDMVTRYGMSEEFDMMALETVNNPYLGTDTTLLVSAETSAKIDAEVLKIIKIAHQRATEILEENKEKLHELAEYLFEKETITGEEFMALL comes from the coding sequence ATGAAAATACAACGGAATTCGGGGAAGCCAATGATATATTATTTCCTCATTGCTATGAGTATTGTGCTGGTTTTGAATACGGTCATTTTCCCAACAATATTAGAACAGAAAATTATTGAGGTTGATTATGGAACGTTTTTAACAGAAATTGACAAGGGGAATGTTAAAGAAGTCAAGATTACAGAAAATCAAATCTCCTATATGGCTACTAATAAAAAAGGCGAAGAAAGAGCATATGTGACGGGCCGCATGGACGACCCGGAATTAGTAAATCGTCTATATGATGCGAAGGTTCCTTTTACGTCGACAATTAAACGTGATGATTCATCATTTATCAATTTTATTTTAACTTGGATTTTGCCATTATTGTTATTTATTTGGATTAGCCAAATGTTTATTCGCAAGATGGCGGGGAAAGTCGGGGGCGCTGGTCAAACATTAAGCATCGGCAAAAGTAATGCGCGAATATATGTTAAAGCAGAAACAGGAAAATCCTTTGCAGATGTGGCGGGGCAAGATGAGGCAAAAGAAGCTTTGCAAGAAATTGTTGACTTCTTACATAATCCCACGAAATATAAAGAAATAGGCGCTAAGATTCCAAAAGGAGTGCTGTTAGTTGGCCCTCCGGGAACAGGGAAAACATTGCTGGCTAAGGCGTTGGCAGGGGAATCAAAGGTACCATTTTTCTCCATTTCAGGCTCTGAATTTGTTGAAATGTTTGTTGGGATGGGGGCAGCAAGGGTTAGGGATTTATTTAAGCAGGCTCAAGAAAAGGCGCCATGTATTGTTTTTATTGATGAAATTGATGCCATTGGTAAGAGTCGTAATTCAATGGGCATTAGCAGCAATGATGAGCGGGAACAAACATTGAACCAGCTTTTATCGGAAATGGACGGGTTTGACGCTAGTAAAGGAGTTGTTATTTTAGCGGCAACGAACCGGCCGGAAACGCTTGATAAAGCACTTTTAAGACCAGGCCGATTTGACCGCAGAATTCCTGTGGAATTGCCTGATTTGGTAGGTAGGGAAGCGATTTTAAAGGTGCATGCTGATAAGGTAAAGCTTGAGGATAATATTGATTTAAATGCAATTGCTAGAGCAACGCCAGGTGCTTCTGGAGCTGATTTAGCTAATATTATTAATGAAGGTGCTCTCCGTGCAGTTAAACTGGGCCGTAATTTTGTTTCTCAAAGTGATATTGAGGAGTCTGTCGAAGTGGTCATAGCAGGCTATCAAAGAAAAAATGCGGTCATTCCGATGAAGGATAAATTAACGATTGCTTACCATGAGATTGGCCATGCCTTAGTTGCAGCCAAACAGAATCACTCTGCACCAGTACATAAAATTACCATCATCCCGCGAACATCCGGCTCTTTAGGCTATACAATGCAGATTGAAGAGAGGGAACAAGTATTGCTTACAAAAGAGCAAGCAATGGATAAAATTACAACCTTCATGGGAGGCCGGGCTGCAGAAGAAATTGTCTTTCAAACGATTACTTCCGGGGCGGCAAATGATATTCAGCAAGCAACTAGAATTGCGCGCGATATGGTGACAAGGTATGGAATGAGTGAAGAGTTTGATATGATGGCGCTGGAAACTGTCAATAATCCTTATTTAGGGACAGATACCACATTATTAGTATCAGCCGAAACTTCCGCCAAAATTGATGCTGAAGTCTTGAAAATTATTAAAATTGCCCATCAGCGGGCAACTGAAATTTTAGAGGAAAATAAAGAGAAGCTACATGAATTGGCTGAATATCTGTTTGAAAAGGAAACGATTACTGGTGAGGAATTTATGGCATTATTATAA
- a CDS encoding proline dehydrogenase, which yields MLKEFFIGLSQNQFLNNAAKKYGLKLGAQSVVAGTNIPEVIKSIKELNSNGISCTVDNLGEFVYKKEEAIEAKENILKVIEAIHENQVDAHISLKPTQLGLDIDFDFALANLWEILEKAKTYNMFVNFDIEDSGHLQPAYDALDVLLRDFDNVGTVVQAYFHKAQEYTEKYKDLRIRIVKGAYKEPAEIAYQDKKDIDANYIKITEWHLLNGKFTSIATHDHHIINHLKKIVEQHNIPKDKYEFQMLYGFRRELQLQLAEEGYNFCTYVPFGKDWYGYFMRRLAERPQNINLVAKSIFNKKTNTIIGLTAGAFILGRMSKRKK from the coding sequence ATGTTAAAAGAATTTTTTATTGGCCTTTCGCAAAACCAATTTTTAAATAATGCTGCCAAAAAATATGGGTTAAAATTAGGTGCGCAAAGTGTCGTAGCGGGTACAAATATACCAGAAGTCATTAAAAGTATTAAAGAGCTCAACTCCAATGGGATTTCTTGTACGGTCGATAATCTCGGGGAATTTGTATATAAAAAAGAAGAAGCAATTGAAGCAAAAGAAAATATTCTCAAAGTAATTGAAGCGATTCATGAAAATCAAGTTGACGCCCATATTTCATTAAAGCCGACGCAATTAGGGTTAGATATTGATTTTGATTTCGCTTTAGCGAATTTATGGGAAATTCTCGAAAAGGCAAAGACTTACAATATGTTTGTAAACTTTGACATCGAAGATTCAGGCCATCTTCAGCCTGCCTATGATGCTCTCGATGTGCTTTTGCGGGATTTTGATAATGTTGGTACAGTTGTTCAAGCTTATTTCCATAAAGCACAGGAATATACTGAGAAATATAAAGATTTACGCATTCGGATTGTAAAGGGTGCCTATAAAGAACCGGCCGAAATTGCGTACCAAGACAAAAAAGATATCGATGCTAATTATATTAAGATTACCGAATGGCATTTATTAAACGGTAAATTCACATCAATTGCTACACATGACCATCATATTATTAACCATTTGAAAAAAATTGTGGAGCAACATAATATCCCGAAAGATAAATATGAATTTCAAATGCTTTACGGCTTTAGAAGAGAATTACAACTACAGCTAGCGGAAGAAGGCTACAACTTCTGTACGTATGTGCCGTTTGGAAAGGATTGGTATGGTTATTTCATGCGCCGCTTGGCGGAAAGGCCGCAAAACATCAATCTTGTTGCTAAATCAATCTTTAATAAGAAAACAAATACAATAATCGGTTTAACAGCAGGTGCGTTTATTTTAGGAAGGATGAGTAAGAGGAAAAAATAA
- a CDS encoding enoyl-CoA hydratase, producing the protein MELLSFRQTEGIAYVTLENLKEFNTLTMQLIDELDTLLKEIATKRETKVVVIEGSDRVFSAGHSLKEIQSKTETEVLALFQACLNVMRTIREMPQIVISKVRSAAVAAGCQLVAASDLAVASVEAKFATPGINSGLFCSTPAVFLSRNIGRKKAAELLFTGNFMSAEEALQHGLVNKVVPVELLDEETEKLAKDITKQSLNIIELGKRQFYQQINMEDFQALQYATQVISLNTKHPDAQEGICAFLEKRKPVWNQ; encoded by the coding sequence ATGGAATTACTATCATTCAGACAAACAGAAGGAATTGCATATGTTACGTTAGAAAATCTTAAAGAGTTTAACACGTTAACGATGCAGCTTATTGATGAACTTGATACTTTATTAAAAGAAATAGCCACAAAAAGGGAAACAAAAGTCGTTGTGATTGAGGGGTCGGATCGAGTGTTTTCTGCTGGCCACAGCCTAAAGGAAATTCAATCAAAGACAGAAACTGAAGTATTAGCGCTATTTCAAGCGTGTCTGAATGTAATGCGCACGATTAGAGAAATGCCACAGATTGTCATTTCAAAGGTACGGAGTGCAGCTGTTGCAGCGGGTTGCCAATTAGTGGCAGCAAGTGACTTAGCGGTAGCGAGTGTAGAGGCCAAGTTCGCAACACCGGGCATAAATAGCGGTTTATTTTGCAGCACACCAGCCGTATTTTTAAGCCGCAATATTGGTCGGAAAAAGGCAGCGGAGCTGTTGTTTACTGGTAACTTCATGTCAGCAGAAGAGGCATTGCAGCATGGGTTGGTAAACAAAGTTGTACCTGTTGAGCTGTTGGACGAAGAAACCGAAAAATTAGCAAAAGATATTACAAAACAAAGCCTAAACATCATTGAATTAGGGAAGCGCCAGTTTTATCAACAAATTAACATGGAAGATTTCCAAGCGCTGCAATATGCTACACAGGTCATTTCTTTGAACACTAAACATCCTGACGCACAAGAAGGAATTTGCGCCTTTTTGGAAAAAAGAAAACCTGTTTGGAATCAGTAA
- a CDS encoding YxcD family protein, with amino-acid sequence MERLVISEQDIINATCIYISRKRQVKPEEVEVELQYDDDYGFSAEVYVDGRQQILTAGNLIEALRLWLEEFLNSDPYAGIQLVLDDDEGIIAVIN; translated from the coding sequence ATGGAGAGGCTAGTCATTTCGGAGCAAGATATTATAAATGCAACATGCATTTATATTTCCCGTAAAAGGCAAGTAAAGCCTGAAGAGGTAGAAGTAGAATTGCAGTATGATGATGATTACGGCTTTTCTGCGGAAGTTTATGTTGATGGACGCCAGCAAATCCTAACAGCTGGAAACTTAATTGAAGCTCTGCGCCTATGGCTTGAAGAATTTCTTAACAGCGATCCTTATGCCGGTATTCAGCTCGTGCTTGATGATGATGAAGGAATTATTGCTGTTATTAATTGA